The Anaerolineae bacterium genome has a segment encoding these proteins:
- a CDS encoding peptide ABC transporter substrate-binding protein, with protein sequence MSAKQTWFTVLGVLVVMGMLVAACAPQPAPTPVPPTEQPPVAEVATPTPAPKPEEPTPTPVPIPEEAYTTIYGERLPEDAAPYDWQIYKVPCDIKGNHITFDFQVAVYQRFCLSDLFQDQLVNLDKDFNVIPASAERWEVSEDGLTWTFYIKPGLQWSDGTPLTAYDWEATYQMIADPKHAWDFAWFYSGVLKNWDEIIAGELPPTELGVKALDDLTLQITTQTPWPPLPAMMQFSFVMQKKALEQHGPLYNSKVETSVSAGPFKLEVLEPGKRIELVANPMYKGFRKPRLKRLIAEYMDMSTAFIAFQNHEIDQVGYEWLTPADFAIIQSDPVLKANYLRHYGDFRTDYLLFDTYNPPFNDLNVRKAFAHAVDRESIVKNVYGEIKAMPAYSFLMPGFPASDTEGKLKEYQKYDCELARDYLAKAGYPNGQGFPKLEMWLRSEGPAMQAVFQAVAASISECLNIQIEVSNKDFKVYMDALNAKPTQLQFGAVSYGMDFLDPSNMLGIWLSTGRHSWKNDEFDRLVREASSLTGDPERRKAMFQEAERILVDDVGGIFIAHRWQGDLFQPYIQGDGIREPDSQGIAAWHWGNDWVWGNIYISKDVMNYTTYRNQLLGQ encoded by the coding sequence ATGAGCGCAAAGCAGACGTGGTTTACAGTTCTAGGGGTGCTCGTCGTCATGGGGATGCTGGTGGCCGCCTGCGCCCCTCAGCCCGCGCCGACGCCAGTCCCGCCTACGGAGCAGCCCCCTGTAGCGGAGGTAGCTACACCGACCCCGGCGCCGAAGCCTGAAGAGCCCACTCCAACGCCCGTCCCCATCCCAGAGGAGGCGTATACGACCATCTACGGCGAGCGGCTGCCGGAGGATGCAGCTCCGTACGACTGGCAGATCTATAAGGTCCCCTGCGACATTAAGGGCAACCATATCACCTTCGACTTCCAGGTGGCCGTCTATCAGCGTTTCTGCCTCAGCGACCTCTTCCAGGATCAATTGGTGAACCTGGATAAGGACTTCAATGTCATCCCGGCGTCCGCTGAGCGCTGGGAAGTGTCGGAGGATGGGCTGACCTGGACCTTCTACATTAAGCCGGGCCTCCAGTGGTCGGATGGGACGCCGCTGACAGCTTATGACTGGGAGGCCACGTATCAGATGATCGCGGACCCCAAGCACGCGTGGGACTTCGCCTGGTTCTATTCGGGCGTGTTGAAGAACTGGGACGAGATCATCGCCGGCGAGCTGCCTCCTACGGAGCTGGGCGTGAAGGCGTTGGACGACCTCACGCTGCAGATCACCACCCAGACGCCGTGGCCGCCGCTGCCGGCTATGATGCAGTTCTCGTTCGTAATGCAGAAGAAGGCGCTGGAGCAGCACGGACCGCTCTACAACAGCAAGGTAGAGACCTCGGTCTCAGCCGGACCCTTCAAGCTGGAGGTGCTAGAGCCAGGCAAGCGCATCGAGCTAGTGGCGAATCCGATGTATAAGGGGTTCCGCAAGCCACGGCTGAAGCGGCTGATCGCCGAGTACATGGATATGAGCACTGCCTTCATCGCTTTCCAAAACCATGAAATAGACCAGGTCGGCTACGAGTGGCTCACCCCAGCGGACTTTGCGATCATCCAGTCAGACCCGGTGCTAAAGGCCAACTACTTGCGGCACTATGGCGACTTCCGGACGGATTATCTCCTCTTCGACACGTACAACCCGCCCTTCAACGATCTCAATGTGCGTAAGGCGTTCGCCCATGCGGTAGATCGCGAGTCCATCGTGAAGAACGTCTATGGCGAGATCAAGGCCATGCCTGCCTACTCGTTCCTGATGCCCGGCTTCCCCGCGTCGGACACCGAGGGCAAGCTCAAAGAGTATCAGAAGTACGACTGCGAGCTGGCCAGGGACTATCTGGCTAAGGCGGGCTACCCCAATGGCCAGGGCTTCCCGAAGCTGGAGATGTGGCTGCGCAGCGAAGGCCCGGCGATGCAAGCCGTCTTCCAGGCTGTGGCGGCGTCCATCTCTGAGTGCCTGAATATCCAGATCGAGGTCTCCAACAAGGACTTCAAGGTCTATATGGACGCCCTCAACGCTAAGCCTACCCAGCTTCAGTTCGGCGCCGTCTCCTATGGGATGGACTTCCTAGACCCGTCTAATATGCTGGGTATCTGGCTCTCCACTGGTCGTCACTCCTGGAAGAACGACGAATTCGACCGCCTAGTGCGTGAGGCCAGCAGCCTGACGGGCGATCCCGAGCGACGTAAGGCGATGTTCCAGGAGGCAGAGCGCATCCTGGTAGACGACGTGGGCGGCATCTTCATTGCCCATCGGTGGCAGGGCGATCTATTCCAGCCCTACATCCAAGGGGATGGCATCCGTGAGCCGGACTCCCAGGGCATCGCCGCTTGGCACTGGGGCAACGATTGGGTCTGGGGCAACATTTACATCTCCAAGGATGTGATGAACTACACAACCTACCGGAACCAGCTCCTCGGCCAGTGA
- a CDS encoding GntR family transcriptional regulator, protein MNVQAVSRPSRISLTRQCLESIRRYILDNQLGPGDRLPSQQEWAELLGVSIVVVREAFQALQALGLVEVQQGRGTFVCGLEGADFLDFLISDPSQGKFTLPEVVEARAMLDLAVLEACIMRATPKAIEELEQILQQMRRDPPPLGMDSPTHKLFHQAMLRASGNRLLLNIGLPLFNTFWILGNTGRIQFTEEAKRTDLVEIHAAYLDAIKRRDLSHTRELVDQHLLGLCSKYGVFPSFSARESLSFGLPRHSHQAASSQNEREAACEEGGDHHID, encoded by the coding sequence GTGAACGTACAAGCCGTCTCTCGCCCCTCGCGAATCAGCCTCACTCGGCAATGCCTGGAAAGCATTCGCCGGTATATTCTAGACAACCAGCTGGGGCCTGGCGATCGGTTGCCTTCCCAGCAGGAGTGGGCTGAGTTATTAGGCGTGAGTATCGTGGTCGTGCGGGAGGCATTTCAAGCTCTGCAGGCGCTAGGACTGGTGGAGGTGCAGCAGGGGCGTGGCACATTTGTTTGTGGCCTGGAGGGGGCGGACTTCCTCGACTTTCTCATCAGCGATCCCTCGCAGGGCAAGTTCACTTTGCCGGAGGTGGTGGAAGCCCGTGCTATGCTCGATCTGGCCGTGCTGGAGGCTTGTATCATGCGTGCTACCCCCAAGGCGATCGAGGAGCTGGAGCAAATTTTGCAGCAGATGCGCCGTGATCCTCCTCCGCTGGGCATGGATTCTCCAACGCACAAGCTGTTTCACCAGGCCATGTTGAGGGCTTCAGGGAATCGTCTATTGCTCAACATCGGTTTGCCCCTCTTCAACACCTTTTGGATTCTAGGCAACACAGGACGCATCCAGTTCACCGAGGAGGCTAAGCGCACGGACCTGGTCGAGATCCACGCGGCTTACCTAGACGCCATTAAACGCCGCGACCTAAGCCATACCCGTGAGTTAGTGGACCAGCACCTGTTAGGGCTGTGCTCCAAATACGGCGTGTTCCCGAGCTTCTCGGCGAGGGAATCTCTCAGCTTCGGCCTGCCTCGCCATAGCCATCAGGCGGCATCCAGCCAGAATGAACGCGAGGCTGCCTGTGAGGAAGGGGGTGATCACCACATTGATTAA
- a CDS encoding AEC family transporter — translation MLIEIFWNVLTPIFLVAGVGFWGRRRLALDGHTFSAAVFYILTPCLVFTSLYHLQVEWRDVVRVMGFYLSMAVALASLGFVIALALRWERAMASAFVMTLVLLNNGNYGIPLNRFAFGEVGAQFAVLYYALSAILGNTAGILIARSGSTSLMTALKGLRRVPLIYATALAILLRLSGMPPPSPLLRAAGLLGEAAVPVMLMILGMQLASIEVSSDMRPTWMAAVIRLVLSPLLATVMTSAWGLQGMARMVGITQWGVPTAVLSAVLATQYDCKPRYVATVVLITTLLSAITMSVLLSLIGTGALTHM, via the coding sequence ATGCTGATCGAGATCTTTTGGAACGTTCTGACGCCCATCTTCCTCGTGGCTGGCGTCGGTTTTTGGGGGCGACGCCGGCTGGCGCTCGATGGCCACACCTTCTCAGCGGCCGTCTTTTATATTTTGACCCCTTGTCTGGTTTTCACCTCACTGTATCACTTACAGGTCGAATGGCGGGATGTGGTTCGCGTTATGGGATTTTATTTGTCTATGGCCGTAGCATTAGCGAGCCTAGGCTTTGTGATAGCCCTCGCCCTGCGCTGGGAACGGGCGATGGCCAGCGCGTTTGTAATGACGCTGGTGTTGCTCAACAACGGCAACTACGGCATCCCCCTTAACCGCTTTGCTTTTGGCGAGGTCGGGGCACAATTCGCCGTTCTTTACTATGCCCTCAGCGCGATCCTCGGGAACACGGCGGGGATATTGATCGCCCGCAGCGGCAGCACCAGCCTGATGACGGCGCTCAAGGGATTGCGACGCGTGCCGTTGATCTACGCGACTGCCCTCGCGATCTTGTTGCGATTGTCGGGAATGCCACCCCCATCACCGCTTCTGCGTGCGGCGGGACTGCTGGGCGAGGCGGCGGTGCCTGTAATGTTGATGATTTTGGGCATGCAGCTTGCCAGCATCGAGGTGAGCAGCGATATGAGGCCGACGTGGATGGCCGCTGTGATTCGCCTGGTGCTCTCTCCGCTGTTGGCCACTGTAATGACCAGCGCCTGGGGGCTGCAAGGAATGGCGAGAATGGTCGGCATCACCCAGTGGGGAGTGCCGACGGCGGTGCTCTCCGCGGTATTGGCCACCCAGTATGATTGCAAGCCACGTTACGTAGCAACGGTTGTCTTGATCACCACGCTGCTCAGCGCGATCACAATGTCAGTGTTACTCAGCTTAATCGGGACAGGAGCTCTAACGCACATGTAA
- a CDS encoding SH3 domain-containing protein: MRRFHHWRGPFAIALVALLWVAGFTACTVQISFAPTPTPSPTPTRPLRPTFTPTPVTIQAAPQETSALASPTPTSTKTPALPTPTPTPTVPGAIPSRNMNVRQGPGTVYPVIGAARAGQVYEITGKNPRGDWWQIDYNGRAGWLYAPLTETQGNVAQVRVAANIPPPPTPTPTPVPTPTVPPPPQYEYNKAVVQRCDPNAGTTYVNGTVYRNRQPQNGVRVVYSYSPDGPWVTQPVITGPHPGYPDWGPGFYSHIIGAHGPRGGDWYFWLVDESGRRISVIAHLRTDSQTGPGKCQQAIIDFDTN; the protein is encoded by the coding sequence ATGCGCCGATTTCATCACTGGAGAGGACCTTTTGCGATCGCTCTAGTGGCTCTCTTATGGGTGGCCGGGTTCACTGCCTGCACAGTGCAGATCAGCTTTGCGCCGACGCCTACCCCTTCTCCAACGCCGACGCGGCCTCTACGTCCCACGTTTACACCTACCCCGGTGACGATCCAGGCCGCGCCTCAGGAGACGTCTGCCTTGGCCTCGCCGACCCCTACCTCGACGAAGACGCCAGCCCTCCCCACTCCTACGCCAACCCCCACCGTCCCGGGCGCGATCCCATCCAGGAACATGAACGTGCGCCAGGGGCCGGGCACGGTCTATCCGGTAATCGGGGCGGCTCGCGCTGGCCAAGTGTACGAGATCACCGGTAAGAACCCGCGCGGCGACTGGTGGCAGATTGACTACAACGGGCGCGCCGGATGGCTCTACGCGCCGCTCACGGAGACCCAAGGAAATGTAGCTCAGGTGCGGGTTGCCGCCAACATCCCTCCACCGCCAACGCCCACACCAACTCCGGTGCCCACGCCCACCGTGCCGCCTCCACCGCAGTATGAGTATAACAAGGCAGTGGTGCAACGCTGCGATCCGAACGCGGGTACGACCTACGTGAACGGGACCGTGTACCGTAACCGCCAGCCTCAGAACGGCGTGCGGGTTGTCTACTCCTACTCCCCCGATGGCCCCTGGGTGACGCAGCCGGTGATCACAGGACCTCACCCTGGGTATCCTGACTGGGGTCCTGGATTTTACTCCCACATCATCGGGGCGCATGGTCCCCGCGGTGGCGATTGGTATTTCTGGCTGGTGGACGAGAGCGGGAGACGGATCTCGGTCATCGCCCATCTTCGCACGGACAGTCAGACCGGGCCGGGGAAGTGCCAACAAGCCATCATTGACTTCGACACGAATTAA
- a CDS encoding ATP-binding protein, with protein MRDVPVGHPDFGRAVPCRCKEEEIRRRRLARLRTASNLDALQHMTFETFRPEGIGLSEERRRNLCSAYEAARRFAEQPEGWLLLMGGYGCGKTHLAAAIANERLARGDTVLFIAVPDLLDYLRATFSPTSDVGYDEQFEAIRQAPLLILDDLGAQASTPWAQEKLFQLFNYRYNARLPTVITTNQRLDEIEIRVRSRLSDPTLVQIVPILAPDFRRSGVDQFQSELSSLNLHSHQTFETFDLRAQELTAAEYDNLQRAVALAEAYAESPKGWLVLLGTFGCGKTHLAAAIANRQVALGRDTPMFVVVPDLLDHLRAAFSPASLVSYDKRFDEVRTTPLLILDDLGTESATPWAREKLFQLLNYRYVAQLPTVITSSDPIDKIEPRLRTRMLDPTRCKVFVIEAPAYRGPSTYPTSGKKRRASREP; from the coding sequence GTGCGGGATGTGCCCGTTGGTCATCCCGACTTCGGGCGCGCCGTGCCGTGTCGCTGTAAAGAGGAGGAGATTCGACGGCGCCGATTGGCCCGACTGCGTACGGCCAGTAACCTGGACGCTCTGCAGCACATGACCTTCGAGACCTTCCGCCCCGAGGGGATCGGCCTTTCAGAGGAGCGTCGGCGCAACCTGTGCAGCGCCTATGAGGCCGCGCGGCGCTTCGCGGAGCAGCCGGAGGGGTGGCTGCTGCTCATGGGGGGCTATGGGTGCGGTAAGACCCACCTGGCCGCTGCCATCGCCAACGAACGTCTAGCCCGCGGCGACACCGTGCTCTTCATCGCCGTCCCTGATCTGTTGGATTACCTGCGCGCCACTTTTAGCCCCACCAGCGACGTTGGCTATGATGAGCAGTTTGAGGCGATCCGTCAGGCCCCCTTACTCATCCTGGACGACCTGGGAGCGCAGGCCAGCACACCGTGGGCTCAGGAAAAGCTCTTCCAGCTCTTCAACTATCGCTACAACGCGCGGCTGCCTACCGTGATCACCACTAACCAGCGACTAGACGAGATCGAGATCCGAGTGCGCTCCCGCCTGTCTGATCCCACTCTAGTCCAGATCGTGCCCATCTTAGCTCCCGACTTTCGCCGATCGGGCGTAGACCAGTTTCAGTCTGAGCTGAGCTCGCTGAACCTGCACAGCCATCAGACATTTGAGACCTTCGATCTGCGCGCGCAGGAGCTCACTGCAGCCGAGTATGACAACTTGCAACGGGCCGTCGCTCTGGCCGAGGCGTACGCCGAGTCTCCGAAGGGATGGCTGGTGCTCCTCGGCACTTTTGGCTGTGGGAAGACGCATCTGGCGGCGGCCATCGCCAACCGACAGGTAGCCCTAGGGCGCGATACCCCGATGTTCGTCGTCGTGCCTGACCTCTTGGATCACCTGCGCGCTGCGTTCAGCCCCGCCAGCCTGGTCTCTTACGACAAGCGATTTGACGAGGTGCGCACAACCCCTCTTCTCATCTTGGACGACTTGGGCACTGAGAGCGCCACTCCATGGGCGCGGGAGAAGCTGTTCCAGCTCCTCAACTATCGCTATGTGGCCCAGTTGCCGACGGTCATCACCTCTTCTGACCCCATTGACAAGATCGAGCCGCGCCTGCGGACGCGTATGCTGGATCCCACGCGGTGCAAGGTGTTCGTGATCGAGGCTCCCGCCTATCGCGGCCCCTCGACATACCCGACAAGCGGCAAGAAACGACGAGCATCGCGGGAACCATAG
- a CDS encoding DnaD domain protein → MGAQRMRGFTGFPAGKVRQTKLPDPFFTELLPIIDDLAELKLTLYCFWQLGRQQGSLRCLRRSDLERDEQLAKALGGVGGASATALADAIDRAVARGTLLRVYVQADNQPQEELLFMNTAHSREIVSRIQAGEMADLAGQVPAETAARLHAERPNIFNLYEQNIGVLQPLIAEELRDAERTYPPEWIEAAFREAVHLNKRSWRYVLAILKRWAAEGKGDEIAGRDSPEARRRRYIPDEYADLIEH, encoded by the coding sequence ATGGGCGCGCAGAGGATGCGCGGATTCACCGGATTCCCAGCTGGAAAAGTGCGGCAGACGAAGCTCCCCGACCCGTTCTTCACCGAGCTGCTGCCGATCATAGACGATTTGGCCGAGCTGAAGTTGACCCTATACTGTTTCTGGCAACTGGGCCGCCAACAGGGAAGTCTTCGCTGCCTACGGCGGTCTGACCTAGAGAGGGATGAGCAACTGGCGAAGGCCCTGGGAGGCGTGGGAGGCGCTTCTGCCACTGCTCTAGCCGATGCCATTGATCGCGCAGTGGCGCGGGGAACGTTGTTGCGCGTGTATGTGCAAGCGGACAATCAGCCCCAAGAGGAATTGCTGTTCATGAACACCGCCCACAGCCGGGAGATCGTCTCCCGGATCCAAGCTGGGGAGATGGCTGACCTCGCTGGCCAGGTTCCGGCGGAGACGGCTGCCCGTCTGCATGCAGAACGCCCCAACATCTTCAACCTGTATGAGCAAAATATCGGTGTGCTACAGCCGCTGATCGCCGAAGAGTTGCGAGATGCCGAGCGCACATATCCGCCCGAGTGGATCGAGGCGGCTTTCCGCGAAGCCGTGCATCTGAACAAGCGCAGTTGGCGGTACGTGTTGGCCATCTTGAAGCGGTGGGCCGCTGAGGGGAAGGGCGATGAAATCGCTGGACGAGATTCTCCAGAGGCTCGACGTCGGCGCTACATCCCCGACGAATACGCCGACCTCATCGAGCACTAA
- the dnaB gene encoding replicative DNA helicase — translation MSATERMVPANPEAEEAVLGSILIDPDAIIKVAPTLRADDFYLEKHRWIYQAALDLYERRQPPDFITICDELERRGQLQEVGGPAYITELINAVPTAFHVEHYASIVERTSILRRLISAAGQIAQLAYEDKGEIDEIVDRAEEIVFGVSEHRLQRFLVPIRQVMNEVITRIDYLASHQGELLGVPTGFRLLDKLLGGFQKSDLIILAARPSVGKTSLALNIAANAAKRYGQRVAFFSLEMSAEQLVQRLLAAETGIDQQRLRLGQIREEEWPLLMEAAGVLSNTMMFIDDTPALSALELRTKARRIHAEHGLDFIVVDYLQLMRGDTRSENRVQEISYISRALKWLARELNVPVLALSQLSRAVESRPDKRPMLSDLRESGSIEQDADVVLFIYREDMYDEDTDRQNIADVIVAKHRNGPTGVVSLYFKKELTQFLELELYREELAVEEIE, via the coding sequence ATGAGCGCTACAGAACGGATGGTCCCTGCCAACCCAGAGGCCGAGGAGGCCGTCCTTGGCTCGATCTTGATTGACCCGGACGCTATCATCAAGGTCGCGCCAACTTTGCGCGCCGATGATTTCTACCTGGAAAAGCATCGTTGGATCTACCAAGCGGCCCTGGACCTGTATGAGCGGCGTCAGCCGCCGGATTTCATCACTATTTGCGATGAGCTGGAGCGGCGCGGCCAGTTGCAGGAGGTAGGTGGGCCAGCGTATATCACCGAGTTGATCAACGCGGTCCCTACGGCCTTCCACGTCGAGCACTACGCTTCCATCGTAGAGCGCACCTCGATCCTGCGACGGCTGATCTCCGCCGCAGGTCAGATCGCCCAGCTCGCCTACGAAGATAAAGGCGAGATAGATGAGATCGTAGATCGGGCCGAGGAGATCGTCTTCGGCGTCTCCGAGCACCGGCTACAGCGGTTCCTGGTGCCGATTCGCCAGGTGATGAACGAGGTCATCACCCGCATTGACTACCTGGCCAGCCACCAAGGCGAGCTCCTGGGTGTCCCCACCGGCTTTCGCTTGTTGGACAAGCTGCTGGGAGGCTTTCAGAAGTCCGATCTCATCATCCTGGCCGCCCGGCCGTCCGTCGGCAAGACCAGCCTGGCGCTCAACATCGCCGCCAACGCGGCCAAGCGATACGGCCAGCGCGTCGCCTTCTTCTCGCTGGAGATGTCCGCCGAGCAACTGGTGCAGCGCCTGCTCGCTGCAGAGACCGGCATTGACCAGCAACGGCTGCGTTTGGGGCAGATCCGAGAGGAGGAGTGGCCGTTGTTGATGGAAGCAGCGGGTGTGCTCTCTAACACCATGATGTTCATTGACGACACCCCGGCTCTCTCGGCTCTGGAACTACGTACCAAAGCCCGGCGCATCCACGCTGAGCACGGGCTAGACTTCATCGTCGTGGACTATCTCCAGCTCATGCGCGGGGACACCCGCTCGGAGAATCGGGTGCAGGAGATCTCGTACATCTCGCGTGCGCTTAAGTGGCTGGCTCGCGAGCTGAATGTGCCTGTCCTGGCCTTGTCTCAGCTCTCGCGCGCGGTCGAGTCGCGGCCGGACAAGCGCCCAATGCTCTCAGACCTGCGCGAGAGCGGTTCCATCGAGCAGGATGCAGATGTGGTCCTCTTCATCTATCGGGAGGATATGTACGACGAGGACACGGACCGCCAGAACATCGCCGATGTGATCGTGGCTAAGCACCGCAATGGCCCCACTGGCGTCGTCTCGCTCTATTTCAAAAAGGAGCTAACCCAGTTCCTGGAGCTGGAGCTGTATCGCGAGGAGCTCGCCGTCGAGGAGATCGAGTGA
- a CDS encoding bifunctional nuclease family protein, translating into MIEVTIDSVRVSLVSQHRIVVLKEVGGERYLPIYIGPFEADAITIELQGVEVARPLTHDLLKRMIETLGARVSHVVVNDLQNDTFYARIALDVDGEEIEVDSRPSDAIALAVRAKVAMYVAEEVMDRAGVVPEKDIQELSEVIENEGEDLEEEPSDEDLEVFREFVEGLDLEGLGDDED; encoded by the coding sequence ATGATAGAAGTAACAATTGACAGTGTACGCGTGAGCTTGGTGTCCCAGCATCGCATTGTGGTGTTGAAAGAGGTGGGCGGCGAACGCTATTTACCGATCTACATTGGCCCCTTCGAGGCGGACGCCATCACCATCGAGTTGCAGGGTGTAGAAGTAGCTCGTCCTCTCACTCATGACCTTCTTAAGCGCATGATCGAAACCCTCGGTGCTCGCGTCTCTCATGTGGTCGTCAATGACCTGCAGAACGACACCTTCTATGCTCGCATTGCATTGGATGTGGACGGCGAGGAAATCGAAGTAGACTCCCGGCCATCCGATGCCATCGCCCTGGCTGTGCGCGCTAAGGTAGCCATGTATGTGGCCGAAGAGGTGATGGATCGCGCCGGCGTCGTCCCAGAGAAGGACATCCAAGAACTCTCAGAAGTGATAGAAAACGAGGGAGAGGATCTGGAAGAGGAGCCCTCCGATGAGGATCTGGAGGTCTTCCGCGAGTTTGTGGAGGGGCTAGACTTGGAAGGTCTGGGCGACGACGAAGACTGA
- a CDS encoding MarR family transcriptional regulator, with the protein MPQSAELETLGHLLVQICRLHYARAHVLLEAIGLYRGQPPVLRALWEQEGLTHTELADRLCITPATLTKILQRMERAGFILRKPDPEDQRISRVYLTEAGRAIQARVQAVLDALEVETFAGLTQEECLLLRRYLLQIRDNLLRAADEKSPLPKGRRRGCL; encoded by the coding sequence ATGCCTCAATCCGCTGAGCTAGAGACGCTGGGCCACCTGCTGGTACAGATCTGTCGCCTTCACTATGCCAGAGCCCATGTGCTCTTGGAGGCTATCGGCCTGTACCGCGGCCAACCACCCGTGCTGCGCGCCCTTTGGGAGCAGGAGGGGTTAACCCACACGGAGCTCGCTGACCGCTTGTGCATCACACCGGCGACCCTCACCAAGATACTGCAGCGCATGGAGCGAGCCGGCTTTATCCTGCGAAAGCCCGATCCTGAGGATCAGCGCATCTCCCGCGTCTACCTGACCGAAGCCGGGCGCGCGATCCAAGCCAGGGTACAAGCGGTGTTGGACGCGCTAGAGGTGGAGACGTTTGCCGGCCTCACTCAGGAGGAGTGCCTCCTGTTGCGCCGCTACCTGCTTCAAATCCGTGACAACCTGCTACGCGCGGCTGATGAGAAGTCTCCCCTGCCGAAAGGCCGCCGCAGAGGGTGCTTATAA
- a CDS encoding ABC transporter ATP-binding protein/permease has protein sequence MRSALQLARFLKPYWHWVVLAPLLMLLEVVMDLMQPRMVERIVDEGIARSDLTLVIQTGLLMVGLAMIGALGGMSNGIFAEMTVQGFGADLREALFRKVQTLSFSNLDRLGTGQLITNLTNDVTQLQEAILLMLRILVRAPLLLVGSLVMAIITSPRLAFLPLVLMPIELLAVIWVVSKATPLYARVQEKLDALNTVMQENLAGVRVVKAFVRARHEEVRFRRVNDGLANQAIQAARTVAIMPSFMMLTMNLGIVGVLWFGGVQTVQGNMQVGQIIAFVNYLVTTLFSLMMVSQLVIQVARAEASARRIQRVFEEEPVVKDHPAAKKGMPIQGRITFEDVTFSYDGDEATPLLKHISFTVEPGQKMAILGTTGAGKSSLVHLIPRFYDVTSGRVLVDGMDVRELDQGFLRRNIGIVLQETLLFSGTIRDNIRYGRPDATDEEVIAAAKAAQAHDFIMALPNGYDTMLGQRGVNLSGGQKQRIALARALLLQPAILILDDSTSAVDVETEARIQSALEVIRRQRARSPIGPGTCLLIAQRISTVLHADKILVLDNGQIVAEGTHEELLASSPIYREIYESQLGNGAVNDV, from the coding sequence ATGAGATCAGCACTTCAACTTGCTAGATTCTTAAAGCCTTATTGGCATTGGGTCGTCTTAGCTCCGTTGCTGATGTTGCTGGAAGTCGTGATGGACCTGATGCAGCCCAGGATGGTTGAGCGCATCGTGGACGAGGGGATTGCCCGCTCGGATTTGACGTTAGTCATCCAAACTGGGCTGCTCATGGTTGGCCTGGCGATGATCGGCGCATTGGGCGGCATGAGCAACGGCATTTTCGCCGAGATGACGGTTCAAGGGTTCGGCGCCGACCTGCGGGAAGCCCTCTTTCGCAAGGTGCAAACTCTCTCATTTAGTAACCTCGACAGGTTGGGGACCGGGCAGCTCATCACCAACCTCACCAACGACGTCACCCAGCTACAAGAGGCGATCTTGCTGATGCTTCGCATCCTGGTGCGCGCTCCGCTGCTGCTGGTGGGGAGCCTGGTGATGGCCATCATCACCAGCCCGCGCTTAGCCTTCCTTCCCCTTGTGCTGATGCCAATCGAGTTGTTAGCCGTCATCTGGGTGGTCAGCAAGGCAACACCGCTGTACGCCCGAGTTCAGGAGAAATTGGACGCGCTCAACACGGTCATGCAGGAAAACCTGGCCGGCGTGCGCGTGGTCAAGGCCTTTGTGCGCGCCCGCCACGAGGAAGTGCGCTTCAGGCGCGTCAACGACGGCCTGGCCAATCAAGCGATCCAAGCGGCTCGCACCGTTGCCATCATGCCATCGTTCATGATGCTGACCATGAACCTGGGGATCGTAGGCGTCCTCTGGTTTGGAGGTGTGCAAACTGTCCAAGGGAATATGCAGGTTGGACAGATCATCGCCTTCGTGAATTACCTGGTGACCACGCTTTTCTCGCTGATGATGGTGAGCCAACTGGTCATCCAGGTAGCGCGAGCGGAGGCCTCGGCGAGGCGCATTCAGCGCGTGTTCGAGGAGGAGCCCGTAGTGAAGGATCATCCCGCAGCGAAAAAGGGCATGCCCATCCAGGGCCGGATCACCTTCGAAGATGTCACCTTCAGCTACGATGGTGACGAGGCCACACCACTGCTGAAGCATATCAGCTTCACGGTCGAGCCAGGGCAGAAGATGGCCATCCTAGGCACCACAGGAGCCGGCAAATCGAGCTTGGTCCATCTCATCCCGCGCTTTTATGACGTGACCTCCGGAAGGGTGTTAGTGGACGGAATGGATGTGCGCGAGCTGGATCAGGGCTTCCTGCGCCGGAATATCGGCATCGTCCTCCAGGAGACCCTCCTGTTCAGTGGCACGATCCGGGATAACATCCGTTATGGGCGACCTGACGCCACGGACGAAGAGGTGATCGCTGCCGCCAAGGCCGCCCAGGCCCATGATTTCATTATGGCTTTACCCAATGGCTACGATACCATGCTGGGCCAGCGCGGCGTGAACCTTTCAGGCGGACAAAAACAGCGCATCGCCCTCGCGCGGGCGCTCTTGCTCCAGCCGGCCATCCTCATCCTAGACGACAGCACGAGCGCGGTGGATGTGGAGACAGAGGCGAGGATCCAGAGTGCCCTGGAAGTTATCCGGCGACAGCGCGCGCGTTCCCCTATTGGGCCGGGGACCTGTTTGCTCATCGCCCAACGCATCAGCACGGTACTCCATGCTGACAAAATCCTGGTCCTGGACAATGGGCAGATCGTAGCAGAAGGGACTCACGAGGAATTGCTTGCCTCCAGCCCGATCTACCGTGAGATTTACGAATCACAGCTTGGCAACGGGGCGGTGAATGATGTCTAA